The proteins below are encoded in one region of Corynebacterium felinum:
- a CDS encoding transposase, whose translation MMASCTRLVSRAGVLPFAHVAQLVGIGASLDRVFSRQRLTHTFGDACTGLALSLIAGGDDVKDINLLDSVSTALSSQPLPSVSTLWRRLTEHKDTSDKIREEFLHAIKYARSTLWNLLGDQAPHKLATVDKPLIVDIDATLICAHSGKEKAAPTYKKGFGFHPLCAFIDYTSVGLTGGEFLTCLLRPGNAGANTANDHCQLVKEILTALPDHSDGKPWGKRLVIRADSAGGTKQFLSSLDDHDLGYVVGFSPSPTASILLNEHIRSGNEATSHTDYRSLRNTRVPIVRGNGDISFDDQHFLEDITGLLQTAHLEDDKPLVNLLTDYPTTMRVIARIESPPRRVPTQHFQSTRHTHPIMRNKPQLQYSTH comes from the coding sequence ATGATGGCCAGCTGCACCCGTCTTGTTTCCCGCGCGGGGGTGTTACCCTTTGCTCATGTAGCTCAATTAGTCGGGATTGGTGCCAGCCTTGATCGTGTTTTCTCACGGCAACGGTTAACACATACTTTTGGTGATGCGTGTACTGGGTTAGCGTTATCGTTAATTGCTGGTGGTGACGATGTTAAAGACATCAACTTGTTAGATTCTGTTTCGACAGCATTATCGTCTCAGCCATTGCCGTCGGTATCAACCCTGTGGCGGCGACTGACAGAGCATAAAGACACCAGCGATAAAATACGTGAAGAATTCCTTCACGCGATCAAATACGCCCGTAGCACACTATGGAACCTGCTGGGCGATCAAGCCCCACATAAGCTCGCTACAGTAGACAAACCCCTGATAGTAGATATTGATGCGACACTGATCTGTGCGCATTCTGGCAAGGAAAAAGCCGCACCTACCTATAAGAAGGGGTTTGGTTTCCACCCATTATGTGCTTTTATCGACTACACCAGCGTAGGGTTAACTGGTGGGGAATTTTTAACCTGTCTGCTTCGCCCAGGTAACGCGGGAGCAAACACCGCTAATGATCATTGCCAGCTTGTCAAAGAAATCCTGACCGCTCTCCCCGATCACAGCGATGGCAAACCTTGGGGCAAACGACTTGTTATCCGTGCTGACAGTGCTGGTGGGACAAAACAATTCCTTAGCTCCTTAGACGACCATGACCTCGGTTATGTTGTTGGCTTTTCACCCTCACCTACAGCAAGTATCCTCCTCAATGAGCACATCAGATCCGGTAACGAAGCAACTAGTCACACAGATTATCGATCATTACGTAACACCCGTGTGCCAATTGTGCGTGGCAATGGGGATATCAGCTTTGATGACCAACACTTCCTTGAAGACATCACCGGACTACTACAAACCGCACACCTAGAAGATGACAAACCACTGGTGAACCTTCTTACTGATTACCCCACCACGATGCGCGTGATCGCACGGATAGAATCCCCCCCACGCAGGGTGCCAACACAGCATTTTCAATCAACTCGGCATACGCACCCAATTATGCGCAACAAACCTCAACTGCAATATTCAACGCATTGA
- a CDS encoding transposase — protein MDQYYRQRSLCEQHIKDAKDQGLAKLPFCQFKANQIWCLIITLAHQLLTWTKLLDHHYNNHNSGNNKKRNQSDNPWWTWAPKTIRARFIAISAKITTSSRRIYLHLDQQSTHTPTLVTLMEYTQNLLRPLKKRKT, from the coding sequence ATTGACCAGTACTATCGCCAAAGATCACTATGCGAACAACACATCAAAGACGCCAAAGATCAAGGCCTTGCAAAACTACCGTTTTGCCAGTTCAAAGCTAACCAAATCTGGTGTCTCATCATAACCTTAGCCCACCAACTTCTCACCTGGACAAAACTACTCGACCATCACTACAACAACCACAACAGCGGCAACAACAAGAAACGAAATCAATCCGACAACCCGTGGTGGACATGGGCACCAAAAACCATTCGAGCAAGGTTTATTGCAATCTCTGCAAAAATCACGACAAGCAGCAGGCGCATATACCTCCACCTCGATCAACAAAGCACACACACCCCCACACTGGTGACACTTATGGAATACACCCAAAACCTCCTACGCCCCCTTAAAAAACGAAAAACCTAA